TGGATGATTGTCATCCTGCTTGCCTGCGCTGCGGGAATCAAGGCACAGGTCATTAAAGGAGCCATCATTGCCGGATTCAACCTTTCGCAGGTGGACGGCGACGAGATCTATGGTTTTAAGAAATTCGGCGCAAATGTAGGTGCATCGGCCATCATTCCCCTGGCTGACCACTGGGAGGTATCGCTCGAAACCCTTTTCAGCCAGAAAGGTTCGCGCCAGGGACCCCAACGGGATGATTCGATCAGCGGGGAATACAAACTGAAACTGAATTACCTGGATATCCCCTTGGTTGTTCATTACAACGATAAAGACCGGTTGATGTTTGGTCTGGGATTTTCCTACGGAAGGCTCACCAGCGTTGAAGAATATGAACACGGTAGGAGGATTGAAACGACCACCCTTGATGGGCCTTACGCGAGGGATGACATCAATGCCATCGCCGATATCCGGTTCAGGATTTACAAAGGATTGAAATTCAATGTCAGGTATGCCTATTCGTTGAAAAAGATCCGAACGCGTGAATATTCTCCGCCCAATGTAGATCCCTGGAAACGTGATCAATTCAACAATTTCTGGTCCTTCCGGATGGTATACGTGATCAATGAAAAGCAGTCGGAACGGATTAAAAATGAAAATCCACCGAACTAACCAACGCGATCCTGTTTTTCCA
The sequence above is drawn from the Bacteroidales bacterium genome and encodes:
- a CDS encoding porin family protein, with translation MSRQLKIGIGTGWMIVILLACAAGIKAQVIKGAIIAGFNLSQVDGDEIYGFKKFGANVGASAIIPLADHWEVSLETLFSQKGSRQGPQRDDSISGEYKLKLNYLDIPLVVHYNDKDRLMFGLGFSYGRLTSVEEYEHGRRIETTTLDGPYARDDINAIADIRFRIYKGLKFNVRYAYSLKKIRTREYSPPNVDPWKRDQFNNFWSFRMVYVINEKQSERIKNENPPN